Genomic DNA from Budorcas taxicolor isolate Tak-1 chromosome 5, Takin1.1, whole genome shotgun sequence:
ttctaAAACACACATTAATTTATTCTGTCAACACTTATTGAGAACTTATTCTATATTCTGTACCCTATGTCTCTTCAGGTAATGGTGGCTTTGTCCAAAAATGAAAGGCTGCTTTTATGTGAATGCAGGGCAGACTGCAACTTGTGATGACTCAGCCAAATAGCACTTGAGAGACACTGTCCAACTTCAGGGACAATGTCTTATATTTATGGCACATGAAAGAATTTAGCCAAATGATGGGCATTTCATACAGGTGGCCTTACCTAGAATTCAGTAGCCATAGGGCGAACACTCCTGTGGCTTGAGTATgaattacacatatacacatttggGAGTTGCAaataagtctatttttttttccagggaaGATTGGGATGAAATTAAAGATTTATAGGAATTTTTGTgctgaaaaaaattttctattaaGTGGCAAAGCAATTGAGTTTCCCATTTGTTATAAAACACTGAAATGGTTCTAACTTTAGTTAGTGtgagctctgggcttccctggtagctaagacagtaaagaatccacttgcaatgcagaagatctgagTTCAGTCtcaagatcctctgaagaagggaatggctgcccattccagtattcttgcttggagaatcccatggacagaggagcctggcagggtcacaTGAAaggcagacgtgactgagcaactaagcatgcacacataggAGCTCCAggtaaacaaaatagacaaattctCAAATTCTCAGAATTCCCAAATTCTCGtcttttcaaagtctattttgaaGTGAATTCACTGGCCAAAGGGAAGATATAGggggatggactagttggattctTTTAGCTAGTCAAGTTTAAGAGTTACTCCTGGAAGACATCTgggaagatgaagagaaaaacagCTGCTGAGCAAACTGCCTCTCATTATTTCTTCCCAAATAATACAAAAATGGCAAAGTGAATTCTACACCATAAGTGGACAAGCATTTTCTGCAAAAGGTCAGATAGTAAACATTTTCACCTTTTTGGGCCCTGAAGGAGTCTGTTAaatactcaactctgccattaaAAGTAGCTGTAGATATTATGCAAATAGTGAGAATATACGATCTTTTTTAATAAGAACCAGTGCGGATAGAGTCTACTCTCAGGACTTAAGATTCTGTCTCTTGCTCCAGAATGTGGACCTTACTCCTAAGCAGCTTTCCCAGTGTTCAACTGGAATCCTATCATTGAGGAGATATTTATTTACAAGGGCTGTTTACTTTGGCTGGGCCAGAACTCCAAGCCCAATGACTGCTTGGCCTCTACTATCTCTGTCGAACGCTCAGCATTATCACTGGTGAACATGGATTACACTTTCCCTACATGTATTTAGTCAGTTTCTCAGCCAAGGACACAAAGGGAACTCGTGTCCAGATTCCAGTTCAATGCAGCCCTGACTGGAGGATActgaccatttctttttttttttttaatattgatattttttttaaccatttcaaCTGATCTGATCTTTGCCAACTAAACTCAGAGAGACAGTCATGTTGAGCTTAGTCTCTGTCTCATAGTGTGGACTGAACTAGTGCTAATTGTGGACTTCATTTACttaatttcccttttctaaaGGGAAATTTGAGCTGCTTgccaaaaattttctcatatacTCGATTCAGTTTCATGATTATTTAAGAAAGGAAATATGGTTTCAAACTCCTTTTCTGACAGAGATGGAAGCAAAAGtactaatttttgttttattctttttgtttttatgtgtgcatgtgtgtatgagtgCTAACATGCTATTGTTATGCAGATGTGGTCTAACATTTTCACCTGTTTCTTGAAGCAAACTCTCTTGTATCTTTTTTGgatcatttttgttttcagatgcttgatatttattttcatgtttggTTTACAATATGATTTAGTTGACAAGCCTATTTtgagttcttttattttaatgtttgtcTTGTTAGTACTTTAAACAAAGACGAGATATTTCTTTCTATATGTCACATGTTTCTTTCAGTATATTTATTGAGTGTGATTGTGAAAATTCCTCACTTGCGTCTGCCTCTTTCTGATCTTATGGACCgcagagcccagcaggctcctatgttcatggaatgtttctggcaagaatattggagtgggttgccatttccttctccagagtatatTAATGATACATATGCAAATTAAAGAAGTCCAGCAAAACTATTGTTCTGAAAATTTCCCAGGAATCATAGATACTATATTTAACATGGCATGCAATTCTTTTTTTGAATAATGTTAGAAAAACAGTGAGAAATGAAGGAAGATTTTGCTTCTGAGAAAGAAATTCTCATGTTCTTTTGAGGACAAATCATTTTGATTGAGATTAAAGAGAGGGATAAATGATTTGTTCTAAGTAGTTTCACAATTAGGATTTCCAGAGAAAAATGTTTAAGCAAGCAATACACTATTTTTATCTGATGGTTTAAATCCAGTATCCTCTTAATTGTGTAAGAAAAGTGCAGTTTTTTTGATTATGTCATTGACAGCTTGTTTCACCTGTTTGTTCCTCAAAGTGTAAATAAAAGGGTTCAACAGCGGGGCAACAGATGTAGTGAGCACAGACACCCCTTTGTTAATGTCCACTTCTTCTTTGGCTGAAGGCTTGATGTAGATAAAAATACAGCTGCCATAGGTAATGGAAACAACAATCATGTGAGAAGAACAAGTGGAAAAAGCTTTTCTTCTCTGTGATGCAGAGGGAAATCTTAGAATTGTCCTGATGATATACACGTAAGAAAGAACAACCCCTATCAATGTAATGATGAATGTCACCACTGCACAAATTATAACCATCTGTTCAATGAACCATGTATCTGAGCATGAGATCTTAAAAAGAGGAGCTGCATCACAGCCAAAATGATCAATGGCATTGGAGTCACAGAATTCTAGCTGGAGGCCCATACTGAGTGGTGTGATGATGATCATCAGCCCAGAGATCCAGCAGCAGAGCACAAGGATGGTGCAGACTCTGCCATTCATGATGGTCATGTAATGAAGGGGTTTACAGATGGCCACGTATCGGTCATAGGACATGGCTGCCAGGAGAAAAAACTCTGTGGCCCCAAAAAGTCCAATGAAAAATATTTGACTAGCACAGGCGTTATAAGTAATGGTATTGTCCCCACTTGATATGCTATACAGGAATCTAGGAATACAGACCGTTGTGAATGAGATTTCTAAGAAGGAGAagtttctgagaaaaaaatacataggtGTTTTAAGATGAGAATCTAGGGATGTTAGAATGATAATAGTCAGATTTCCAGTAATGCTCAGCACGTAAGTAAGAAACAAGAAGACAAAAATCAGAACTTGCAGCTGTGGGTCCTCTGTAAATCCCAACAAGATGAATGTTGTTATGACTGTGCGATTTCTCATTACCACTTTTGATGTTTTAGGTAATCTACATGTAAAAAGTCAAAGAGAAGGTAtccaaatagatttaaaaaaataattaaaaaaaaccaatggaatggaaaacagaaacaagagaCAAATGAATATAATCAAAAGCTGATTCTTGGAGAGGTAATAACATTGATAAAATTGTCATTGAGACtgatcttgaaagaaaaaaagacagaatttaTCAGAAATGTGAGGTATAGCATCATTATAAACTATACAGctattgaaaagataaaaatgtcaTGTTTTGAAGAAAATCTGCTAAATGGATTCAGcaacttgaatgaatgaatgaattctatgaaaaatacaaTCTACTAAATTTAATGCAAGATTAAATACCTAACCtatatagttctatttttaacattaaagtaaacaagtggaaagtaaaagtgttagtcacacaatcgtgtcaactctttgcaatcccatggactgtaacccaccagccttctctgttcatgaaagtctccaggtaagaatactggagtgagtagccgttctcttctccagggggtattcccaatccagggatagaacccagatcttctgctttgcaggcagattctttaacatctgagtcaCTAGAGAAGCCCAAAGTAACCAAATACATATTCAAATTATTCTACAAAGAGAACTGCAGCCTCAGATGGCTTAATTGTAGAttcctaccaaacatttaaaaacaaacaggaaaatacCATACTATACAAATCCTTTGAAACATCTGTTGAAAGCAAAATCCATAACATATACTGATGGAATTGACACTGTATAGAGACAAAATATGATAACCATAATGAAAAGGAGAAGAGTAAAGGGtaacaatttttttctgttacattCTACCTCAGTGGCAAAATATTATATCAAAATGGTTTGTGAAATGTTCAATGTGTAGATTATAATTTACAGATCACACACAAACTTTTAAGAAATGATATGGTAAAAAACATTCTATAAATTAAAATGGAACACTAAACTAGTGTAGTAGAAACAAAAGAATGAACAGCAATGGGAACAAAGAACAATCAACTAACAAAATGATAGAAGTCCAAACATAAATGATGATACACTGCCTATAAGTGATCAAAACATATCATGGTAATCAAAAGAGATTAtaagaacaattaaaaaattatttttctggatgCTATATACAAGCActccactttaaatataataacatagatagattaaaaataaaagaatagaaaaagtatATCATACAAAGGATAATCAagagaatgctggagtgcataTTGCCACCAAAGAAAATTAACAAGCatacaaaagaaaattacatacTGAGAATTGAGTCAAATAACCAAGAACATAGACTCTAATTATTTATGTATCTAACAATGCGTAAAAATATATGAAGGATAAACTGGCATAAGGGCTTCTaaagtggcaccagtggtaaagagcctgcctgacaatgcaggagattttagagatacaggtttgatccctgggtcaggaggatcccctggaggagcgcatagtaacccactcctgtattctcacctggagaatccccatggatgaggagcctggtggtctatagtccatagggtcgcaaagagtcagacactactgaagcgacagAACAGCACAAACTGCCATGAATGAAAGATGAAACAGATAAATTAGCAATTATAGTTGGAGATTCTCCTACTAATTAATTAATAGAATTGACTGAAAATCCACAGACATATACAAGAAGTAAACAGCATCTTCAGTCAATCCCATATAACTgacataaaaatgaacacaacaAAAAATGAACTTGAAATAGATAATAGACCTAAGAAAAAATTCTCTGCCTttagaaagacatttttaaaaaagtgaaaatgaaagccacGTAGACTTGTCCAAGGAAGTCTAATTTCAAACCCTCGAAGTCTGATCTAGATGTCCAAAAAATTGAATATTGAATTCACAATACTATAGGATGCACTCTTCGTGCAGATGTAAATTTGGGGATTATCAGCCTAAGTGAAGTCACCTTATTTATGAGAACCTCTTAGAGAGAGggtgaaatgaaagaaaggatTGCCTGGAAAAGACATCATTCTGTCACTGAGACATGTcttactctctgtgaccccatggactgaagcacaccaggctcctttgtcctccatcatttgctggagtttgcttaatgtccattgagatggtgatgctatttaaccatctcatcctctgccacccccttctccttttgccttcagtctttctcatcatcaggatcttttccaatgagtcatctctttgcacaaggaggccaaagtattggagcttcgacttcagcatcagtccttccaagaaatattcagggtttatttcctttagcattgactggtttgatctccttgcaggccaagggattctgaagagagttttccagcaccacaattcaaatatGACATATCAACTCTGTCCCTAAGAATTTACTATGAGCAGAAAAATATACGTATTTCATAGAAAAACTTTACAGTTGGATCTTTATTCAAAATAACTAAAAGTGGAATCCAATATAAGGAAGCATCAAGAgattataaataaacaaattgtgatatTTATAAACATGGAATGCTACATAACATTATATATCTTGATTTCAGTAGTGGTTATGAGgaagtatgtatatatttttcataattcaCTAGAATGTTATATATGTAAGTTTTATATACAATACATACAATTGATTAAAGAAGActaagagaagatatttgcaaaaacTCTCAAAGACAGAACCCAGCATTTATAAACTCTACTATAAATCAATAAGACAAAACCAAGCCTAATAAAAATTAGACAAATTCCTTCACAAAAGAGAACATCTAAATACAAGTGAACATATGAAATGTAATCTTGTTAGGGTTTagggaaaaggaaattaaattcaCAACTAGTGTACAACCATGAGGATAACTAACATTAAATGGATGGACCATACCAAgtatccattcatgttgctgtatggcaaaaccaatacaatattgtaaagtaattaacctctaattaaaataaataaatttatattaaaaaataaaaaaataaaaactttcatggtagaaaaaaaatccagtgtaataaaataaaatttaatcagATAAAATCACCCATacatctacattttaaaacagtCAATCTTAACACTGTGTTTCCACTGTTAAAATTACTTAGCATATCTGTAGGCattcaattttaataaaattaaaatcatgcttcaaaaaaaagaatgtattgtAATCTTAGTTGGTGTGTACATTTTTAAAGGCACTATTAAAACTTCTTGAATATGTTTATTAAGTTGAATGTCCAGGTATATATGAAACAGGATATTATTATTATAGGTATTTGCCCAATAGAAATGCATACATATGTACTCCAAGTGAATGAATGTTTAACAAAATTCAAAGTGGCATTTTTTAATAATCCAAAAACTCAAAACACTAAAATGACTTCCAATGACAGAATCAATTTGTAAATTGAAATTATATTCACAAAATGGAAGAGTAAAACAATGACAGTTAATAATACTGCTCCATGCAATAGcatggagagttctaacaaaatttTGAGTGAAGAAGCAAGACATAAAAGAATTCCATTCACAGAAATTTCAAAGATAAGCACAGCAAATCTATGGAGTTAGAAACCAGGacattatggagaaggaaatggcaacccactccagtattcttggctgggaaattccatggacaggggaccctggcgggctatgaggttgcaaagagtaggacacaaacGAGGGCCTGAGCACACGTTGTTAGAAGCAGATATGAGAACTCATTGTCCTGCGTTAAGGTAAACATTGTGGTTTGCAAAAGTGGAAAACAATGCCACTCCTCACCTTTTTCATTTTgggaaatataaaaaatttacattaaaaaagaactcAGGACAGTAACTCTATTCAGGTAGCAGCATAAAGGTCTAGGTGTATCTACAGCTTATAAGGTACTCTTAATGAAATAGAGCTATTTCTATCCACAGCAGTGAGCCCATGCCATTtgttaacttttctctaaatgttaaACTATGGcaaatctttataatttttagaaaattaaggTGAACTCTGATATTTGGCCATATTACCTGACACTGTAGTATTCTA
This window encodes:
- the LOC128047360 gene encoding olfactory receptor 6C2-like: MRNRTVITTFILLGFTEDPQLQVLIFVFLFLTYVLSITGNLTIIILTSLDSHLKTPMYFFLRNFSFLEISFTTVCIPRFLYSISSGDNTITYNACASQIFFIGLFGATEFFLLAAMSYDRYVAICKPLHYMTIMNGRVCTILVLCCWISGLMIIITPLSMGLQLEFCDSNAIDHFGCDAAPLFKISCSDTWFIEQMVIICAVVTFIITLIGVVLSYVYIIRTILRFPSASQRRKAFSTCSSHMIVVSITYGSCIFIYIKPSAKEEVDINKGVSVLTTSVAPLLNPFIYTLRNKQVKQAVNDIIKKTALFLHN